The genome window CCGCTTCCTTCGAATAGTCGACGGAAATGCCCAGGCTCATGTAGCCGTGTTTATCCGGGGGAGAAACTTTGATGAACGCCGCGTCGAGCGGGAAGGTTTCCGTGAAGAGCGAAGGAATTCTGCGGAACAGGCGGGGAATGAAATCCGCGCGGCCTTCGTTGATGGCGCCGCGGGTGCTGCCGCCGGAGAAAACGGAAACGTGGCGGAAGGACCGGCAATACGGCTCTTCACAATAGGGGGCCGGGGTCAGGGGAACCATGTGCGTGATCTGCACTTCGCTCAGTTCGTCTTTCCTTTCCATCAGCGCGTCGATCAGAACCGTGGGGGACGCGCAGGCGTGGCCGAAGGACATCTTCCAGCCGGATTTGACATGGCGCACGGCTTCCGCCGCGCTGACCAGCCGGGATTTGTAGTGCTCTTGCCAGCTCATGTGTTTTCTCCTCAAGGGTATTCGGGGCGCCATGCGCCGTTATGTTTACTTTCGGGATTCCGGCACCGGCCTGGAAGGCCGTGGACGCGAAACCGCCGCAAAATCACACTCGTTCAAAACAAGCGCCGTGAACCGGGGACGGATGTTCCCGGTTCACGGCAGGTATCACGGTCTGCTGCCGGGGCAGGCTCTAGTACAGAGACTCATAAATGGCTTTTACCGCGGCGGCGTCCAGGGGCACGTAGTTGTTGGCGGTCAGGCGGCCCTGTTTGGTCATCACGTTGTCGGTAAAGGCGTCGAGGTCGGCCTTGGTCACGCCGTATTCACGCAGGGGCTTGCGCTGCAGAATCTTGTTGAGCAGCTTTTCAAGCTCTTCGTAAACCACGTCTTCCTTGCAGCCCAGGATATCGCAGATGATCTTGTTGACTTCCTTGATCTTCCCGTTGGGGTTGCCCTTCTGGTAGGCTTTGCACACGCCCACGAACAGGGCGTAGTTGGCTTCGCCGTGGGGCACGTGGTAGGTGCCGCCGAGCGGGTAGCTCATGGCGTGGACCGCGCCCACACCGGCGTTGCCGAACGCGATGCCCGCGTAGTTGGACGCGATGAGGAAGCTTTTCAGCAGGGGCTTTCTGGCGTCTTCGCCTTCGGCGGCGATTTTCTTGTAGCCTCTGATGATGAGGTCAATGGCTTCGCGGGCGAAGAGCTCCGTGTAGGGGGAAGACTTCGGGGAAAGGTAGGATTCGTACGCGTGGATCAGGGCGTCCACGGAGGAGGTGGCGAAGAACTTGAACGGCAGGCCGTTCAGGAGTTCCGGGATCATCACGGCGGAGTCGGCATAGAGTTCGTCCGTGGCGAGGCCCATCTTGGTGTGGCGGCTCTTCAGCTCCAGAATGGAGATGTTGGTCACTTCCGAACCGGTGCCGCAGGTGGTGGGCACGAGGATGAGTTGCTTGTCCTTCACGATTTCCAGCTTGCGGTCGAAGAGGTCCAGGATGGGGGACACGTTCTTGAGCGCGTACAGCTTGGAAATATCAATGATGGTGCCGCCGCCGATGGCGATGATACGCTTGAAGCCGCCGTCTTTCATGTCGGCGTAAATTTTTTCAGCCATTTCGTCGGACGGTTCGCCCATGCCGTACTTTTCCTGGTACAGCACGGTGGCCTTCAGGTTCATGCTGCCGAAAAAGGGCTGATAGATGTATTCGTTGGTGATAATCAGGTCTTTTTCGTTGATCTGCAACGCTTCCGCGAATTCCTTGCAGCTGGCGTAGTAGTCAAGGACCGGTTTTATGGAGAGCATTTTCATATCGGTTCTTCCTCATTAAATGTTACCCGCTCACCGCGGGGAGTAGCCGCAATAATTCGGCTTCCCGGGATTACCCGGGAAGCCGAATACTATGTTGCGCGGGCTATGCCCAGATTTCCGCTTCGGTCGGGACTTTGTTGTCCTTCATGAAGTAGGCGATCCGGGAAATGTTGATCAGGTGGTAGTAGGTCAGGTTTTCGGAGATGGAGTTGTTGCCCCAGGAACCGCAGCCAAGGGTGTTGGTCGGGTTCAGGCCGTTGAAGAAGCTGCCGCCGGCCGTGGAGGCGCAGGACTGGTTGATAACCACGCGGGACACTTCAATGTGCGTACCGGCGTATTCGATGTTCGCGTCGTTGGTGGAATGCACGGAAACGCTGTGGCCCAGGCCGATCTTGTGCAGGTTGTCGCGGGCGATTTCCACCGCTTCTTCCCACTTGTCGTAACGGTAGGCGGTCAGCACCGGGAACATCTTTTCCCAGCCCAGCACGTCTTTCACGTTTTCCGCTTCCACGATCAGGATCTTGGTGCCGGCCGGGACTTTAAGACCGGCGGCCGCGGCCACTTCCTCGGCGTTTTTGCCGACGAGGTCACGGCTCATGTGCCCGCCGGGGAAGATGACGTCGCGCAGTTTGGCGCGATCGGCGTTGGCGACGATGTAGGAGCCGTTGGCTTCAAAAGCCTTCATGGCCTTGTCGAAATCTTCGCGCGGCAGAATGACGGACTGTTCGGCGGCGCAGATGATGCCGTTGTCGAAGGAGCGGCCCGCGATGACTTTGGGAGCCACGTCGTTGTAGTCCATGCCCCGGTCCACGATGGTCTGCACGTTGCCCGCGCCGACGCCCAGAGCGGGCTTGCCGGAGGAGTAAACGGAACGGACCATGTCCATGCCGCCGGTGGCGATGATGACGTCAACGGCTTTGGTCAGCATCTGGGTGAGTTCCAGGGCCGCGATGTCGAGGATCTGGATGACGTTGTCCGGCGCGCCGAGCTTTTTCAGTTCCGCGTTCATGTAGTTCACGGTCTTTTTGCAGCATTCCATGGCTTTGGGGTGCACCGCGAAGATGATGGGGTTGCGGCCCTTGATGGCGAACATGGCGTTGGACATGCAGGTCACGATGGGGTTGGTCATCGGGGTGATGGCGCCCACAACGCCCACGGGGCTGCCGACCTTGATGATGCCGGTGCCTTTCTCGCGTTCGATGATGCCCACGGACTTTTTGTCGCGCAGGGACCACCAGATGATTTTGGCTTTGTTCTTGTTTTTCGCGATCTTGTCGGGCACGTTGCCGAGCTTGGTTTCCGCAACCGCGTCTTTGGCGAGTTCTTCGCCGTTATCAAACACCGCTTTGGCGCACGCTTTGACGAGTTTGTCGACCTGCTCCTGGGTGTAGGGGTTCAGCGCCGCAAGGGCTTTACGCGCCTTGGCTACTTTATCGTCAAGGTGGGCCTGGTATTCAGCAATTTTCGCCGCTTTTTCTTCCGGAGTAAGCTCCCGCTTCTGACTCATAAATCCCTCCCTGTCTGCGAACAGGTCGTCTTTAAGGTTAAAAAAGCTCCACAGATTGGGCAGTCCTGCCCGCAAGTGGCGCCATCGTAGCCAACTCGTGAAAAAAAGTACACCTCAAAAATAAAAAGAAAGTTCCTTCCTGCACATTATCCCGTTCGATCATGAACGAATTCAGCTTTTTCCGTTACCGGTTTTTTTTATTTTCCCATTCCGGAAAATTTATTTTAGAAAAAAAACGAGATAAACCTGTAGGATACGTAACGACCAAGAACCGTCTTTTGCCGCGTATTTCCCGGTAGCCCAAGAACTTTACCCTATCTGAGGGCGGGCGTCAAAAAACTTCCCCGGCCCGAAAGGGCGGCGTTGAAAATTTGCCGCGCCTGATGTACGCCCACGAAGAGCGCCATTGCCCGAGCCTTTTACGCCGGAGGGTCACCATGAAATTAATGCACGCCAAACTGCCCGCGTTCATCGCCAAAATGCGCCTCGCGGACACCTTCGTGCGCACCGCGCACCTGGACGTCTGATCCCTCCGGCAGCACAATGGCCGATACCACCGAAAACGCCCCCTTGCGCGGCTTTCTCTGCCAGGGCCGGACTCAGGAAGGGCATCCGCTGGCCATGGGGGGCCTGTACACGGGCACGGACGACCCTTCCCCCCTGTTCGCGGCAAGCATCGCCGCGTTTTCCCCGCGCAATTCGCGCGACCCGTTTTTTGTGGATTACCTTTTGGCGGAACATATCCGCCGCATCGCGCCAGCCTCGGTCGCGGCGGCGGGCGCGTCCCTGGCGGTCCCCGGCCTCGAGGGCGGCGGCGGGGTCATCGGCAGCCCGTCCCTTCCCTCAGCCTCAGCCACAGGAGCCATGGAACAAATCGGCCCTGATCTTTACTGCCTCTCCCTGCCCGGCCGGTTCGGCCTTGCCGCTGCCGCGCGGGAGGAACACGCTCCTGCCCTCGAAACGCTCCTCACCGGGGAATCTCCCATCGTAACGGGAGAGCAAGCGGAAAAACTCTGCCGGGAAATCGCCCGTCACGCATCCGCCTTCGTCTTCGCGGCGGACGGCTGCGTTCCCGGCCAGACCGGCTGCGTGGCCGTCTGGTGCGGCGGGGAGCTGCGGTTAGTAATGGTGGGGTGAGGGGGTAGGAAAAATTACGCGCCCTTCTCTTTGCGCAACGCCAGCCCCAGCTTCCTGGCTTTCCGGACCACGCTGGACTGGTCTATGCCCAGCACCTCGGCCGCGCGCCGGGTGGTTTTGTGGCGGGCGAGCGCGTCGCGCAAGACCGTGGCTTCCACTTCGTCCAGGATATCCTTAAGGGTCTTGCCGGTCA of uncultured delta proteobacterium contains these proteins:
- the 4hbD gene encoding NAD-dependent 4-hydroxybutyrate dehydrogenase translates to MKMLSIKPVLDYYASCKEFAEALQINEKDLIITNEYIYQPFFGSMNLKATVLYQEKYGMGEPSDEMAEKIYADMKDGGFKRIIAIGGGTIIDISKLYALKNVSPILDLFDRKLEIVKDKQLILVPTTCGTGSEVTNISILELKSRHTKMGLATDELYADSAVMIPELLNGLPFKFFATSSVDALIHAYESYLSPKSSPYTELFAREAIDLIIRGYKKIAAEGEDARKPLLKSFLIASNYAGIAFGNAGVGAVHAMSYPLGGTYHVPHGEANYALFVGVCKAYQKGNPNGKIKEVNKIICDILGCKEDVVYEELEKLLNKILQRKPLREYGVTKADLDAFTDNVMTKQGRLTANNYVPLDAAAVKAIYESLY
- the sucD gene encoding Succinate-semialdehyde dehydrogenase (acetylating), with protein sequence MSQKRELTPEEKAAKIAEYQAHLDDKVAKARKALAALNPYTQEQVDKLVKACAKAVFDNGEELAKDAVAETKLGNVPDKIAKNKNKAKIIWWSLRDKKSVGIIEREKGTGIIKVGSPVGVVGAITPMTNPIVTCMSNAMFAIKGRNPIIFAVHPKAMECCKKTVNYMNAELKKLGAPDNVIQILDIAALELTQMLTKAVDVIIATGGMDMVRSVYSSGKPALGVGAGNVQTIVDRGMDYNDVAPKVIAGRSFDNGIICAAEQSVILPREDFDKAMKAFEANGSYIVANADRAKLRDVIFPGGHMSRDLVGKNAEEVAAAAGLKVPAGTKILIVEAENVKDVLGWEKMFPVLTAYRYDKWEEAVEIARDNLHKIGLGHSVSVHSTNDANIEYAGTHIEVSRVVINQSCASTAGGSFFNGLNPTNTLGCGSWGNNSISENLTYYHLINISRIAYFMKDNKVPTEAEIWA
- a CDS encoding hypothetical protein (Evidence 5 : No homology to any previously reported sequences), coding for MADTTENAPLRGFLCQGRTQEGHPLAMGGLYTGTDDPSPLFAASIAAFSPRNSRDPFFVDYLLAEHIRRIAPASVAAAGASLAVPGLEGGGGVIGSPSLPSASATGAMEQIGPDLYCLSLPGRFGLAAAAREEHAPALETLLTGESPIVTGEQAEKLCREIARHASAFVFAADGCVPGQTGCVAVWCGGELRLVMVG